GTTTTCTGAATTGACTTGAGACGAAGTCTTCCCGGGACCGGTCTAAGTAACATCTGTGATGGCCATGGGCGGTGGTTGAAGAAAATGTATAATTACGATCTATTTGTAACGTAAATATTTTACACTTCATaaaatttttggtaaaaatTTGCAATTGTGTCATTTTTTAGGTAGTACAAGTGCCGCATGTGGACTGTTGGGGCCTTTACATGATTTATTgacagaggcgtcgcgtccgcatgtgcaacctgtgcactgcacatgtgGCAATTTTATCCCCAACATTTAAACTCTGGATAGATTTCTTGTCTTTCTAATCCAAGCATATATTTGAATTATGTGCACTTGACAGATATTTCATGCAAATTTGACTACTAGATACATAAAcggaaaaaatgtatttttttataggCGGCATGTGATGTGAGGCAACCAAATGCTGCGATGGGGACGCGTTATATTTTTCTCTACGATACCGAACCCACCGACACCACATGTTGTATCAACACGGAACTTTCAGCTTAGAACGCTTTGTCATGTATaatacacgcattattttgtatgtgtggatcatctgctctaaccgcaatcagcgatgtataggtagtcaaAGCGTTTTTCGCTggcagtgcacggtttgatGGGTTTGATGGGTTTGATGTCTATCGAGAACTacttcaaacagcgcatgcgcgattCGGTGAAGAGAGCGCGATCGGAACAAAATCGAAAGAGAAGAGTAAAGCGCGCGCATTTCTGCTCCCTCAAAGCGTTCCATGACGAAAGTTCCGCTTTGTATAAGCACCACGAAGCAAAAGCGCATTTGATATTAAAGgcttccccagacctaagcgatttcatcgccgcgacggcgacaactagtcgccgcgacggcgacaactagtcgccgcgattcgatcgttgggtcgctgcaggcaatgtttgattaacgcttccataccaacggcgacaaaatcgctgtcgccaagcgattgaatcgcgtcgcgactgtcgcatcgcgtgtgtttgggggaaccttaaattggatggcccgtttacatatccaCTAATCCTGGCGACAATGTACTGTCGGATAATACTAGCGCGACAATTTAAACAAATTGTCATCTGCTAATAAGCGTTTGTAATTACGCCTGTTTACAAATACGATAATTATATTCGACATTGAAGTATCCGACAATATTAACATAATGTAATCAGACATTTCATCTTCTGATGAAAATCTTTATTGTCGCAGAATTAGCGAATATGAAACGGGTCaacatttccaaagaaatttatttctgaaggttttttcaagaaatccaATATATTTAGTTAGGGAGGGAGGTACGTCAAATGTCAATGGTCCACACaaatttatgtaaatttttATGAGCAAATGTCCATGCTGATggacggaaaattgttcgacatctgtcctgtccagaatattgatcaaagatatattgtaaatagaataattattaattgagaaGATTTAAGGCTATGAATTTCATTGTTCTCTTTATTTTACAGACTTTATTTTTTTGATATGACATGCTAATTACAAATTATGATTAGTATCTTTGCATGATTGATATGTATTCCAATTTCCTTTTCTCTATTTAAAACTTCGAAtaactcaaattagaattgaaagtgccagctcaataatttccgaatagatatatttttaatttgtctCATTAGAAACGATTCTGATGAtagtaatttattattttacgaaataggggaaaagacggctttggcaggttttgttttattattgtccggggggtttttgtcgaccaaattttatgaaatttggccacaatattctttgatataccAAGAATGctaaggccaaatttgagcataatcagtcataaaaaacccccctgacaataatagaacaacacctgccaaagccgtcattccccctatcacTTTTAAGCGTAGTTAAGTTTGagttaattcagaaaataagagTAGCTAAGCACCAGTTAGATGTAACAAAATGAGCAGACATATTGAGAAACGCGCTGGAAAATGACACGTTTATCATTTCAGGTCCCTTTTATGTGTTTTCctcgaaatattaaaatagtgcacaggttgaagaattgatcacgcgacgcctctgttTATTGACAATGTAGAGATCATTGAAGCTCCTGTGTACAATCTTTTAATTTGTGCGTGTCCTGCGTATAATCATATTTCAGTCTCATGTTTACTTTTTTAGCTTACTTATATATTTACAAACGTTCTTACTCTTTCTATATTATTTTCTTACTTCCAGCAACACGCTGCTATACGTGAAATTCCTTTTACTATGGGCGTTCGTAATTACGGCTGACTTCTTACTCGAGTTCCGGTTTGAATTTTTGTGGCCATTTTGGCTACTGCTCCGCTCAGTATATGACTCGTTCAAATACAAAGGACTGGTAAGACAACAATGCCAAACTCCAATATAAGTTATGATGTCAAGCCTCATTTCCATCCCTTTCAGGCCTTTTCAGTACTGTTCGTATGCATCGCTATCACTTCGGACTTAGTGTGTTTGTTCTTCATCCCGGTGCAGTGGTTATTTTTCGCTGCCAGCACCTACGTATGGGTGCAGTATGTGTGGCATACAGGTAATATGGAAATGATTTCCTGCTCGTTCTTCAATCGTAatctaatttatttcaatttggggtacaGACAAAGGGGTCTGTCTGCCAACCATCATTCTGTGGATATTGTTCGTCTACCTTGAGGCCGCCATCCGGTGGAAGGATAGCCGAAACATTCCGCATCTCGATCTCTGCCGGCCATTCGCAGCACACTGGTAAGTATTTTCTTGGCATTACTCATTCACATACAGCTGACTAACACTGAGCTTGTATCCGTTACAGCATTGGCTACCCGGTGGTAACACTTGGGTTTGGCTTCAAGAGCTACGTAGGCTATCGAATAAGGCAGCGCAAACAGCGTGAGGTAGCCAAGGACAATGACTTCTACATGCAGTTGCTGCTAGAAGCCCTGCCGAAAGACGAGTCCACCGTGAATGGTGAAACAAATGCGTCCGTCGATCCGCAACAGCAAGATCTTCAACTGTCGCCTTCTGCTCAGCAGAAGGAGCTTTCGGTGGCAGCTGCGGTAGTTCAACTGCAAAGCAGTAGCTCCAACAGTACTAGTAGTAATAGCAGCAACAGCAGTGGTGGTGGCGGAGGACATCACCATCACCAACATAGTAGTAAGAACGCTCAAAGTCATAACAAATCACAGAGCAATGTGACTTCCACGAGTCACGTGAATGGTCATGCCGGGGGTGGAGGAGGTGCCATGGCAGGATCGACGACGACTAGCACTAGTGGAAATAACAGTACGATGAATGGTGGGGTAGGCCATTCAAAACACCTTCATCGGAAGAGTTTGGACAAGGACGGTTCCGGGACTCCGAGCGGGAAAGCCAACAGTTATTCATATCACCAACAACATCAACATCTGAGCAGTACGGGCAGTCATAACAGTGCTAAGGAAAGCTCACGATCGAACGATAGTTCTCATACGAATGGTGCTGCCATGTCTCCAAAGGAGAAAAAAGACTGTGACTCGATGGGTCCAAAGTCTCACTTTGATAGTCTCTCTTCAGCTAGTTTTCAATATGTAAACAGTGGAAATGGAAGTTCAAATAAGTCTACGCAGGTAACTGAAATAATTATTACAATAAAAGCACAAATTATTTTATCGCATGTTATATTTTACACtcaaatattttgatattttttcaatgcagCAGTTGTTgaccattttttgcctttctcgtatactaagtatacggtaaaggctatatgatcgctccaaaaacaaactttttatagaaggcccggagacccatagtgttatataccgatcgactcagctcgacgaattgaggtgatgtctgtgtgtgtgtgtgtgtgtgtgtgtgtgtgtgtgtgtgtgtgtgtgtgtgtgtgtgtgtgtgtgtgtgtgtgtgtgtgtgtgtgcgtctgtgcgcacccacccaaaaaaaatgtcactcattttttaggtacttatccttaaccgatttactcgcaacaagttgcattcgacgcaggacactctgccattgtttcctattgaaaattggtcagatcggactatgggctcggaagttatggccaaaataccacttttattacagaaaaaaatgtcactcatttttcatgcacttatccttaaccgatttaatcgcaacaagttgcattcgacgcaggatactctaccattgtttcctattgaaaattggtcagatcggactatgggatcggaagttatggccaaaataccatttttgcctttctcgtatactaagtatacggtaaaggctatatgatcgctccaaaaacaaactttttatagaaggcccggagacccatagtgttatataccaatcgactcagttcgacgaatcgaggtgatgtctgtgtgtgtgtgtgtgtgtgtgtgtgtatgtgtgtgtgtatgtgtgtgtgtgtgtgcaaaactactcaacaaaatgtcactcatttttcgggcacttatcctcaaccgatttgctcgcaacaagttgcattcgacgcagaatcctgtcccattgtttcctatttgaaattggccagatcaaactatgggatcgagagttctggccaaaatacaaattcatttgaaaaaatcgcgtaaaaaatgtcactcatttttcggacacatatcctcaaccgatttgctcacaacaagttgcattcgacgcagaatcctgtcccattgattcctatttgaaattggccagatcggactatgggatcgaaagttatggccaaaatacaaaatcatacgaaaaaatcgcgtaaaaaatgtcactcatttttcgggcacttatcctcaaccgatttgctcgcaacaagttgcattcgacgcagaatcctgtcccattgtttcctatttgaaatcggccagatcggactatgggatcgaaagttatggacaaaatacaaaatcctacgaaaaaatcgcgtaaaaaatgtcactcatttttcgggcacttatcctcaaccgatttgctcgcaataagttgcattcgacgcagaatcctgtcccattgtttcctatttgaaattggccagatcggactatgggatcgaaagttatggccaaaatacaaaatcatacgaaaaaatcgcgtaaaaaatgtcactcatttttcgggcacttatcctcaaccgatttgcttgcaacaaattgcattcgacgcagaatcctgtcccattgtttcctatttgaaattggccagatcggactatgggatcaaaagttatggccaaaatacaaattcatacaaaaaaatcgcgtaaaaaatgtcactcattttcggacacttatcctcaactgatttgctcgcaacaagttgcattcgacgcagaatcctgtcccattatttcctatttgaaattggccagatcggactatgggatcgagagttatggccaaaatacaaattcatacgaaaatattgcgtaagaaatgtcactcatttttcaggcacttattctcaaccgatttgctcgcaacaaattgcattcgacgcaaaatcctttcccattgtttcctattgaaaattggacaggtcggactatgggatctgaagttatgaccaaaataccttttttcataaaaatcacaaaaaatgtcacctatttttcggccacctaaccttaatcgattcacacgcaacaagttgcattcgacgcagaatcctgtcccattgtttcctattgaaaattgtctagatcggactatggcagtggtgctcagcactttgggcgTTTTTTCCCTTAATTTACTTCTCACACCATAAAAATGAGCTTAACCCATACAAATTAGcacttggtcgaaagctttcaaatatatctatctgctgagggtaataaaacggatgttggtgttaaattcactccgtacgaaacgatcaaagcaaaacaaaagtgcggcccgcgggccgcagggtaattttactttgatcaagtcgtacggaatgattttaccaccaatattcgttttaatatcctctgctgatagatatatttgaaagctttcgtccaagtactaacttgtaaGATGAAAGCTCATTTTCATTGTGTGATAAGCAAATTAAGgcaaaaaacacacaaaatgctgagcaccactggactatgggatcggaagttatggccgaaacaccattttagcctttttatacgaaaaggctgtatgttcgctccaaaaaccaaacttttacagaaggcctggagacccatagtgttatataccaatcgattcagctcgacgaactgaaatGATGtgtctgtctctcccacttcatacgggagtttggcagaaagacggtcatgagatttatatcattacaaatattgccctccgctcgcgtgatgggaatgacattttcgttttctttttgtgtagtcggagcttcagttcaactaacatccaaaagtgatatcctaaaaatatatgactgggtgaaataaaacagggttatgtacgtcaaaaagattggaaaaggaaacaaaaatgtcgaaattcttattaacatattgtagatcaagctgaaaaccgaaccgaggtcccgcgaaatcgcattttctcgcatttccggatgttgcaactgcatcgcgagtagtgcgcaactgtgccataagtcgggcaccactcgcgatgcagttgcgacatccggaaatgggacaaaatatggttttcggttttcaactggatctacaatatctttgccataaataatctgattttcatagaacggacaaagaaatttgtcttttttactcctagccactagctcatcttttttcaagcacacacattttacgaaggtcgagaaaggcaccatcaccgctaggtggattaatctgggtttttatagaaaaattgagtaaaaaaatgtcactcatttttcaggcacatatccttaaccgatttactcgcaacaaattgcattcgacgcaagatactctaccattgtttcctattgaaaattgggcagatcggactatgggctcaagagtaatggccaaaatactatttttataatgcacgagaaaggcaccattaccgctaggtggattaatcagggtttttttcttTGTAGGCCACTGAGCATAACCATGACAGTGGAGGGGGAAGCCGAGGTAAGGGTCAGCAAAACGGCCACGTGATGAACTGCGAGATGGAACTGCATTTGCAATCGCAAGTTCAGCAACACAATCACATAGAGAATGATCCACCGGCGGAACCAAAAACAAATCGTGCCGGTCGCAAGAATCGCGttaaacaaaaagaaaacgcCAATCATTTGGCAGCGGTACGCCTCGCAGCTACTCTTGCATTGGCTTCTTCAATAACCACCCTGACGACTACAGCGGCTGCAACGACGGTGCCAACGGCAACGACGACAACAAACTCCACTACGACATCAATGACTTCCAAAGACAATCATCTACACCATAATCATCACAACCACGACCAGCAGCAGCAGGAACATCATGCCGCACCGGGCGGCAACAGCACAGTCTCGAACAATACTCAAAATGGCGGCAACAGTACGACCACCGGTTCTACGGTGGTCAGTTCCAATGCCACAGCACCGGTTCCGTCACAGGTCCAACAACCAGTGCCACCGCCAGTGGTTCCGAAAGTTTGCGACACTTGCAGCCGACTGGAGACTGATGCCAAGAAGCTTCGCTCGGAGATCAACAGTCTGAAGCAAGGCGAGTACGAAATGCGTCAAAAGTACGACTCGAACACCGGGAACCTAAAGTCCTGTTTGCAGGCCAAACAGAAGGAGCACGAAGAGTTGCAGAATAAGTAAGTGGATTTTATACACAATTATAAACATAAAAACTAGGTATTttctagaacagcggttctcaacctggggtacatgtacccctgagggtaccttcgctggccctagggggtacctcggacaaaaatgtgtaatggcggacgtattacaattccaattcgaaacttattgataaagttttgataattgtgtatttattATATCATAATTTTGTCTTGTgcataatatgcatggtgatTAGTATTgccagattttctcaaaattgcacgcagcgaacccttcatgaaaggtaccgccgcgctttctgcaccccgtttacttgattcttatggatgaatagcattgcggtgtatcgtttggcgcggccgtacctttcgacagtcattcgccgcgtgaagttttgtgcaagtacccatttgggaacactacaaacgccgcgcagtgtatcatatccagaaaatctgacaataaaaCAAAGCCAAATCttcaaccagcacagtgtattaagagctgcggaacaaaagacaAAACGGACAAAATGTCTAACGcgcaaatttcaaaaatctccTATGCAATCTTCCTGATCtaaatgaaatgttgaaaaatatgttgagTGTATGCTTTTCAACTAAAATCCTGAATccaaaggttcggaagccttcgtaTAAAAGGTATATTTCCCATCCGAAAACTTggcatctccggattggcaatcgtacgcctttgcacgcaaggaatcctcctttcaagaggcttggaatcctcctttcaagaggcttggaatcctcctttcaagaggcttggaatcctcctttcaagaggcttggaatcctcctttcaagaggcttggaatcctcctttcaagaggcttggaatcctcctttcaagaggcttggaatcctcctttcaagatgcttgaaagcctcctttcaagatgcttgaaagcctcctttcaagaggcttggaagtctcctttcaagaggcttggaagcctcctttcaaaatacttagaagcctcatttcaagaggcttggaagtctcctttcaagaggtttggaagcctactttcaaaaggcttggaagcatccttttaagaggcttggaaacctccttccaagaggtttggaagcttcctttcaagaggcctggaagcctccttttagaggcttggaaacttcctttcaagagacttggaagcctcatttcaagaggcttggaagcctcctttcaagaggcttggaagcctcctttcaagaggcttggaagccttctttcaagaggcttagaagcctcctttcaagagacttggaagcttcctttcaagaggcttggaagcttcctttcgagaggctcggaagccttctttcaaaaatctcagaaggcttatttcaagaggcttaaggttcttttcaaaaggctcgtaagcctacttttaagaggtacggaagcctcctttcaagagggtcgtaatccttttttcaagagactcggaaagctcttttcaagaggctcgtaagcctcctttcaagatgctcggaagccctttttcaagtggctcgaaaacctactttcaagtaGTTCGGAAGCctgatttcaagatgctcgtGTTGTGAATTCCGCTTTAGATGCCATCCCGGAATCTCCTGCGGAATTAATACGGTGAGCGCGACCAAAATGCATTCCTCTTTTCTTCACTTCTTTCATCAGACTGACGATTACAAGGATCCAACTGTCAAAAGCCCTACACGCTCTCGGAAAATTGAAGAGTTTTAAGTATAATACACACaatgattttaatttgtttccTCATTATTATTATACTCTacagctcggaattcttttttcaagaggcttggaagcatactttcaaaaggcacagaagcgtccttttaagatgcaaaggaagcctcatTTAAAGTGACTCGAAAGCTGTCATTCAAAATGCTTGAAATCCTCTCtacaagaagctcagaagcctcttatcaagaggtgcggaagcctactttcaagagattcagaagctcctttcaaaaggctggcaagcctccttccaaaaggctcggaattatttgtatcaaaaggcttggaagcctactttgaaGAGGGGGTACCTAAATTAATGCAGAACTTCGATGGGGTACCTCtttagaaaaaggttgagaaccgctgttctagaaCATACAATAATCCATACTATCTTATCCAAATTAACCAATGACATGCTTACTAGACAGgaaaaattgattatttgttttggtTTCGTTCCAGATTTCAGGACCTGACGACCCAGCGACAACAGGAACGGCAGAGTATGCAAACGGTCGAACGTCGGTTAGGAGAAGAGCGACGCGTCCGGCAGTCGTTGGAGTCTCAACTCCAAAACGAACGCAAGCATCGGAAACAAGCAGAAGAGAAGGCTGCCCGGGCTGAGTGTGGTGAGTCGTGCAAGCTTAAACGCCAACAGCTAGAAATGGAAATACAAAAACTGCGGAGAGAGTTGATAAACTCGGAGGATGCAAAGCACAACGCCGAAGCGCAGAATCGAAACTTTGAGCAAGAGGTAAGGAGACTTATAAGAATATGATAACATATGATGGTTATcttattattttgatttttagatgcGCAAAATAGAAGTACAGCTTCGAAACCGGGAATCTCAGCAAAGCTCAGAGGTGCTCATGTCAGCTCTTAAAGCGATGCAGGATCAGAACACTACTCTGGAAAAGAACTTGTCAGCCGAAACGAGAGTTAAGCTGGACTTATTCTCGGCCCTTGGCGATGCTCGGCGGCAACTGGAAATAGTGACCTGTAAGAATAATGTCGCTTTAAATGAAGGGCTTTTTATAACTCTATTACCGTTGTAGGTTCTGTTCGCGCTAAGGAGAAAGAAATTATGGACCTAAAGGCGAAAATCGTGCAACTTGTAGCAGTAATGCCTGGCGTAGCTGGAGAATCACTTTGCATGTCCGTACCCGGCGGACCCTCTTCGGGAGGTGGTGGCGGTTTGCGACTCGCCGATACGCCACAATTACTTTCACAGTCCGTACTAAACGGACAG
The nucleotide sequence above comes from Armigeres subalbatus isolate Guangzhou_Male chromosome 3, GZ_Asu_2, whole genome shotgun sequence. Encoded proteins:
- the LOC134226873 gene encoding macoilin, with amino-acid sequence MKRRNADCGKIRRPIKRNKIAEQIGSNTLLYVKFLLLWAFVITADFLLEFRFEFLWPFWLLLRSVYDSFKYKGLAFSVLFVCIAITSDLVCLFFIPVQWLFFAASTYVWVQYVWHTDKGVCLPTIILWILFVYLEAAIRWKDSRNIPHLDLCRPFAAHCIGYPVVTLGFGFKSYVGYRIRQRKQREVAKDNDFYMQLLLEALPKDESTVNGETNASVDPQQQDLQLSPSAQQKELSVAAAVVQLQSSSSNSTSSNSSNSSGGGGGHHHHQHSSKNAQSHNKSQSNVTSTSHVNGHAGGGGGAMAGSTTTSTSGNNSTMNGGVGHSKHLHRKSLDKDGSGTPSGKANSYSYHQQHQHLSSTGSHNSAKESSRSNDSSHTNGAAMSPKEKKDCDSMGPKSHFDSLSSASFQYVNSGNGSSNKSTQATEHNHDSGGGSRGKGQQNGHVMNCEMELHLQSQVQQHNHIENDPPAEPKTNRAGRKNRVKQKENANHLAAVRLAATLALASSITTLTTTAAATTVPTATTTTNSTTTSMTSKDNHLHHNHHNHDQQQQEHHAAPGGNSTVSNNTQNGGNSTTTGSTVVSSNATAPVPSQVQQPVPPPVVPKVCDTCSRLETDAKKLRSEINSLKQGEYEMRQKYDSNTGNLKSCLQAKQKEHEELQNKFQDLTTQRQQERQSMQTVERRLGEERRVRQSLESQLQNERKHRKQAEEKAARAECGESCKLKRQQLEMEIQKLRRELINSEDAKHNAEAQNRNFEQEMRKIEVQLRNRESQQSSEVLMSALKAMQDQNTTLEKNLSAETRVKLDLFSALGDARRQLEIVTCSVRAKEKEIMDLKAKIVQLVAVMPGVAGESLCMSVPGGPSSGGGGGLRLADTPQLLSQSVLNGQPSPMSHIVMNSPPLISQLSQLGVLTSTITTPTAAMTGVVGAATNVVAGGAGMIPHTQVHQQQTAAGVVTVAAAVAAGSNGQIVQMQNSNNCPSSLDPNASVYTPKNCSSSMVGGTEA